One Pseudomonas rhizophila DNA window includes the following coding sequences:
- a CDS encoding TonB-dependent copper receptor, with translation MSRFSADIALGAAQVRCSPNEPRVRFRYTATALCGLLLTPCALADEHAHHEAQIEELSPTVITAVAPSSPLTVVTNPKDPRQPVPASDGGDYLKTIPGFALVRNGGTNGDPVLRGMFGSRLNILTNGSMLLGACPGRMDAPTSYISPETYDKLTVIKGPQTVLWGPGASAGTVLFEREPEQFGELGTRVNASVLAGSNGRFDKVVDAAAGGSLGYVRVIGNTAHSDDYRDGNNDTVPSRYDKWNGDVTLGWTPDADTLLELTAGKGDGEARYAGRGMDGSQFKRESLGLRFERSNMGDVLDTLEAQVYYNYADHVMDNYTLRTPSGTGMMAGPMASNVDRRTLGARIKATWRWADVQLISGLDAQTNEHRQRSSMGIDTYKERPRTKDADFHNYGVFSELTWYAADRDRLVSGARLDRASAKDYRQSIGSGMSVRPNPTADQTRADTLPSGFVRYEHDLADSPTTLYAGLGHAQRFPDYWELFSANAGPAGSLNAFDSIKPEKTTQLDFGLQYKTETLEAWASGYVGQVRDYILFDYTPGMMGTTSRAENIDARIMGGELGAAYKLTERWKADATLAYAWGKNSSDGSALAQMPPLDARLGLTYSEDRWSAGALWRVVAAQNRVDENKGNVVGKDYGKSSGFGVFSLNGAYRINKHWKVSSGVDNLFGKAYAEHLNLAGNAGFGYPASDPQAINEPGRTLWTKVDMSF, from the coding sequence ATGTCCAGGTTTTCTGCCGACATCGCATTGGGCGCAGCCCAGGTTCGCTGCTCCCCGAACGAGCCACGGGTTCGTTTTCGCTACACCGCCACCGCACTGTGCGGCCTGCTGCTCACGCCCTGTGCGCTGGCCGACGAGCATGCTCACCACGAAGCTCAGATCGAAGAGCTGAGCCCGACGGTCATTACCGCCGTCGCTCCCAGCTCGCCCCTGACCGTGGTCACCAACCCCAAGGATCCGCGCCAACCGGTGCCGGCCAGCGACGGCGGCGATTATCTCAAGACCATTCCCGGCTTCGCCCTGGTGCGCAACGGCGGCACCAATGGCGACCCGGTACTGCGGGGCATGTTCGGCTCGCGGCTGAACATTCTCACCAATGGCAGCATGCTGCTGGGCGCTTGCCCGGGCCGGATGGACGCGCCGACGTCCTATATTTCGCCGGAAACCTACGACAAACTCACCGTTATCAAGGGCCCGCAAACCGTGCTCTGGGGCCCTGGTGCATCGGCCGGGACCGTGCTGTTCGAACGCGAGCCGGAGCAGTTCGGCGAACTGGGCACCCGGGTCAACGCCAGCGTACTGGCCGGTTCCAACGGGCGCTTCGACAAGGTCGTGGATGCGGCCGCCGGCGGGTCTTTGGGTTACGTGCGGGTGATCGGCAACACCGCTCATTCAGACGATTATCGTGACGGCAACAACGACACGGTGCCGTCGCGCTACGACAAGTGGAACGGCGACGTGACGCTGGGCTGGACGCCGGATGCCGATACCCTGCTGGAACTGACCGCTGGCAAGGGCGACGGTGAAGCACGCTACGCCGGACGTGGCATGGATGGCTCGCAGTTCAAGCGTGAAAGCCTGGGCTTGCGTTTCGAGCGTTCGAACATGGGCGATGTGCTGGATACGCTCGAAGCGCAGGTCTACTACAACTACGCCGACCATGTGATGGACAACTACACGCTGCGCACGCCGTCCGGCACCGGGATGATGGCCGGCCCCATGGCGTCCAACGTCGACCGCCGCACCCTCGGCGCACGCATCAAGGCCACCTGGCGCTGGGCCGATGTGCAATTGATCAGTGGCCTGGACGCCCAGACCAACGAGCATCGCCAACGCAGCAGCATGGGCATCGACACCTACAAGGAACGGCCGCGCACCAAGGACGCCGACTTTCATAACTACGGCGTGTTCAGTGAGTTGACCTGGTACGCCGCCGACCGCGACCGGCTGGTCAGCGGCGCCCGCCTCGACCGCGCCTCGGCCAAGGATTACCGCCAAAGCATCGGCTCCGGCATGTCCGTCCGGCCCAATCCCACTGCCGACCAAACCCGCGCCGACACGCTGCCCAGTGGTTTCGTACGCTACGAACACGATCTGGCCGACAGCCCTACTACCCTCTATGCGGGCCTGGGCCACGCGCAACGTTTCCCGGATTACTGGGAGCTGTTTTCGGCCAACGCCGGCCCCGCCGGTTCGCTGAATGCTTTCGACTCGATCAAACCGGAGAAAACCACCCAACTCGACTTCGGCCTGCAGTACAAAACCGAAACCCTCGAAGCCTGGGCGTCGGGTTATGTCGGGCAGGTGCGCGACTACATCCTGTTCGATTACACGCCCGGCATGATGGGCACCACCTCCCGGGCCGAGAACATTGATGCACGGATCATGGGCGGTGAGCTGGGCGCGGCCTACAAGCTGACCGAGCGCTGGAAAGCCGATGCAACATTGGCCTACGCCTGGGGCAAAAACAGCAGCGATGGCAGCGCCCTGGCACAGATGCCGCCGCTCGACGCCCGCCTGGGCCTGACCTACAGCGAAGATCGCTGGAGCGCCGGTGCCCTGTGGCGCGTGGTGGCCGCGCAAAACCGTGTCGACGAGAACAAGGGCAACGTGGTGGGCAAGGACTACGGCAAGAGTTCCGGGTTCGGGGTGTTCTCCCTCAACGGTGCCTACCGCATCAATAAACACTGGAAGGTCAGCAGCGGCGTCGACAACCTGTTCGGCAAAGCCTACGCCGAACATCTGAACCTGGCCGGCAACGCCGGGTTCGGCTACCCGGCGAGTGACCCGCAAGCCATCAACGAACCGGGGCGCACGCTCTGGACCAAGGTGGATATGAGTTTCTGA
- a CDS encoding DUF2946 domain-containing protein gives MSLTRGSWISLFAMLMIFIGPLISQSMPMDQRMSSSMTMNMEMDMSAGVHAEHEAPKAEHCPPQSEHHVLWEKCGYCSLLFNCPALTGGHSFAVFDTLPPHTYTSPSPRLGHARTSFFPGARTRAPPLDA, from the coding sequence ATGAGCCTGACACGCGGCAGCTGGATCAGCCTGTTCGCCATGCTGATGATCTTTATCGGTCCGCTGATTTCTCAGTCGATGCCGATGGATCAGCGCATGTCTTCGTCCATGACCATGAACATGGAAATGGACATGTCGGCGGGCGTTCACGCCGAGCATGAAGCACCGAAAGCCGAACATTGCCCGCCCCAGAGCGAGCATCACGTACTGTGGGAAAAGTGTGGTTATTGCAGCCTGCTGTTCAATTGCCCCGCGCTGACGGGGGGGCATAGCTTCGCCGTCTTCGATACCCTGCCACCCCACACCTACACCAGCCCCTCGCCACGCCTGGGCCATGCCCGGACGTCATTCTTCCCCGGTGCCCGCACCCGCGCACCGCCCCTCGACGCGTAG